A genomic stretch from Bacteroidota bacterium includes:
- the ftcD gene encoding glutamate formimidoyltransferase — protein MKQLIECVPNFSEGNDMAIIKTITDAIETVEGIKLLDVDPGKATNRTVVTLVGTPEAVIEAAFRGVKRASEVIDMRHHKGEHPRFGATDVCPLIPIAGISMEETAAYARKLAERIGKELNIPVYCYENAAFTEERRNLANCRAGEYEGLPKKLSDPHWKPDFGPAAFNATAGATAVGARDFLVAYNVNLNTTSTRRANAIAFDIREKGRPMREGNPVTGKIVKDKDGNQVMIPGTLKACKAIGWFIEEYGIAQISINLTNISITPVHTAFEEACAKAQDRGLRVTGSELVGLIPLKAMLDAGKYFLKKQKRSCGISEEEIIKIAVKSLGLDDLKPFNPKEKIIEYVIAASEEGNTKRLIDMSCKAFADETASESPAPGGGSISAYMGALGAALASMVANLSSHKAGWDERWEEFSIWAEKGQKIKEELLALVDEDTNAFNKIMDAFGLPKGNDAEKAARDNAIQEATKYATEIPLLTMKKAFASFEVIKAMVEQGNPNSITDAGVGALCARSAIMGAYLNVKVNASGLKDRPFAETLINEGAEIEQKALKLEQEILTYVNDKIK, from the coding sequence ATGAAACAACTGATAGAATGCGTCCCTAATTTCAGCGAAGGAAACGATATGGCCATCATCAAGACAATAACAGATGCCATAGAAACCGTAGAAGGTATCAAACTGCTTGATGTTGACCCCGGAAAAGCAACCAATCGCACGGTTGTTACACTTGTTGGAACACCAGAAGCCGTTATTGAAGCCGCTTTCCGTGGTGTAAAAAGGGCAAGCGAAGTAATAGATATGCGTCATCATAAAGGCGAACATCCACGATTTGGCGCAACCGATGTATGCCCGTTGATACCCATTGCAGGAATCAGTATGGAAGAAACGGCAGCCTACGCACGGAAACTCGCTGAACGCATCGGAAAAGAACTGAACATACCTGTGTATTGTTACGAAAATGCAGCATTTACGGAAGAGCGCAGAAACCTTGCCAACTGCAGGGCAGGAGAATATGAAGGGCTTCCGAAAAAACTGTCAGACCCGCACTGGAAACCCGATTTCGGACCTGCCGCATTCAACGCAACGGCAGGTGCAACGGCAGTTGGCGCTCGCGATTTTCTGGTTGCATACAATGTAAATCTCAATACAACTTCTACACGCAGAGCCAATGCCATCGCTTTTGATATACGCGAAAAAGGCCGTCCCATGCGCGAAGGAAACCCCGTAACAGGTAAAATTGTAAAAGATAAAGATGGCAATCAGGTGATGATTCCCGGAACCCTCAAAGCATGCAAAGCCATCGGATGGTTTATCGAGGAATACGGCATCGCACAAATATCCATCAACCTCACCAACATCAGCATAACACCCGTTCACACAGCTTTTGAAGAAGCATGTGCTAAGGCACAGGATCGCGGTTTGCGCGTTACAGGATCTGAACTTGTTGGACTGATACCGCTCAAAGCAATGCTCGATGCAGGCAAATATTTTCTAAAAAAACAGAAACGTTCTTGCGGCATTTCAGAAGAAGAAATTATCAAAATTGCTGTGAAATCGCTTGGTCTGGACGATTTAAAACCTTTCAATCCAAAAGAAAAAATAATTGAGTATGTGATTGCCGCCTCAGAAGAAGGCAACACAAAAAGACTCATCGACATGAGTTGTAAAGCTTTTGCCGATGAAACAGCTTCCGAATCTCCGGCTCCCGGTGGTGGATCTATTTCGGCATACATGGGTGCACTGGGAGCTGCACTTGCCAGCATGGTAGCCAATCTGTCGTCGCATAAAGCCGGATGGGACGAGCGTTGGGAAGAGTTTTCAATCTGGGCCGAAAAAGGTCAGAAGATAAAAGAAGAATTACTTGCTCTTGTTGACGAAGACACCAATGCCTTCAATAAAATTATGGATGCTTTTGGTCTTCCTAAAGGAAATGATGCCGAAAAAGCAGCCCGTGATAACGCCATTCAGGAAGCAACAAAATATGCGACAGAAATTCCATTGCTCACCATGAAAAAAGCATTCGCCTCATTCGAAGTTATAAAGGCAATGGTAGAGCAGGGAAATCCCAACTCAATTACCGATGCAGGCGTTGGTGCACTCTGTGCCCGTTCTGCTATTATGGGTGCCTATCTTAATGTAAAAGTAAATGCATCAGGATTAAAAGACAGACCGTTTGCTGAAACGCTTATTAACGAAGGCGCGGAAATTGAGCAAAAAGCACTGAAATTGGAGCAGGAAATATTAACGTACGTTAACGATAAAATCAAATAA
- a CDS encoding 4Fe-4S dicluster domain-containing protein, with protein MAKVKGAIVINIERCKGCEVCLAVCPESVIAMAKAVNGKGYHYAEVVNDNCTGCTNCAVVCPDGVISVYRVKAAAEV; from the coding sequence ATGGCAAAAGTAAAAGGAGCAATCGTAATAAACATTGAAAGGTGCAAAGGATGCGAGGTTTGTCTGGCAGTGTGCCCCGAATCAGTGATTGCGATGGCAAAAGCAGTAAATGGAAAAGGATATCATTATGCCGAAGTGGTGAATGATAACTGTACCGGCTGTACCAACTGTGCGGTTGTTTGCCCCGACGGGGTAATCAGTGTGTATCGTGTTAAAGCAGCTGCCGAAGTTTAA
- a CDS encoding GNAT family N-acetyltransferase produces the protein MSLTYRKLESTDVAAYRALRLECLLRHADLFGTTVEEESAVAELKFEKFLKESNSENFMFGAFNNNELIGIVGFERLPRIRARHKGELVQMYIRREYTGQGTGTALVNRLIDACFSDPSIEEIKLSVIADNITAVKFYEKMGFSVFAVEKNYFKRGITYSDQLFMKLTRPC, from the coding sequence TTGAGTCTCACTTATCGCAAATTAGAAAGCACGGATGTCGCTGCATACAGGGCTTTGCGTTTAGAATGCCTGTTGCGGCATGCTGACCTTTTCGGGACAACCGTCGAAGAAGAATCAGCGGTTGCAGAGCTTAAATTCGAGAAATTCCTTAAGGAGTCCAACAGCGAAAATTTCATGTTCGGCGCATTCAATAACAATGAGTTGATTGGTATTGTAGGATTCGAGAGGCTTCCCCGAATTCGGGCCAGACACAAAGGCGAGTTGGTGCAGATGTACATCCGCAGGGAATATACAGGACAAGGCACTGGAACAGCCCTTGTGAATAGGCTGATTGACGCGTGTTTTTCGGATCCGAGTATAGAAGAAATCAAACTGAGTGTAATTGCCGATAATATAACGGCGGTGAAGTTCTACGAAAAAATGGGATTTAGTGTCTTTGCAGTTGAAAAGAATTATTTTAAACGCGGCATTACCTACAGCGACCAGCTTTTCATGAAATTAACACGCCCCTGTTAA
- the hutI gene encoding imidazolonepropionase — MTIIITNIKQLVGIDHSPETLMLRSGSEMSKLGVLNNAFLCLDNGLIRAYGTMQDMEKLNVEKEATLIDASGRMVFPSFCDSHTHLVYAGSREIEYIDKIKGLSYEEIARRGGGILNSAKRLHDASEEELTEQALARLNEIITYGTGAVEIKSGYGLSVEDELKMLRVIKKLKEISPLTIKATFLGAHAVPTEYKGRQTEYVDLIINEMIPQVASAELADFIDVFCDKGFFTVEDTERILMAGMKYGLRPKIHANELDYSGGIQAGVKYNALSVDHLEYTGEAEIAALLGSETMPTLLPGAALFLGMPYAPARKMIDAGLPLALASDFNPGSAPSGNMQFILSLAAIKYRMLPEEAINAVTLNSAYAMGVSDELGSIAIGKKANVFITKPISTYEFMPYAFGSNKVETVILNGKITSKN, encoded by the coding sequence ATGACAATAATAATAACGAATATCAAGCAACTCGTGGGTATCGACCACAGTCCGGAAACCCTGATGCTCAGGTCCGGAAGCGAAATGTCCAAGCTCGGGGTTCTTAATAATGCATTCCTTTGCCTTGATAACGGGCTCATTCGTGCATACGGAACCATGCAGGATATGGAAAAACTGAATGTAGAAAAAGAAGCAACTCTGATTGATGCATCCGGAAGAATGGTTTTTCCCAGCTTTTGCGATTCGCATACGCATTTGGTATATGCCGGTAGCCGCGAAATAGAATACATAGATAAAATAAAAGGTCTTTCGTATGAAGAAATTGCCAGACGCGGTGGTGGCATCCTGAATTCTGCAAAACGTTTGCACGATGCCTCCGAAGAAGAACTTACCGAGCAGGCACTCGCACGTTTAAACGAGATTATTACCTACGGAACCGGTGCTGTTGAAATAAAAAGCGGTTATGGTCTGTCAGTTGAAGATGAATTGAAAATGCTGAGAGTAATCAAAAAGCTTAAAGAAATTTCACCACTTACCATAAAAGCCACATTCTTAGGAGCACATGCCGTACCGACCGAATACAAAGGAAGACAGACGGAATATGTTGACCTTATTATCAACGAAATGATTCCGCAGGTTGCATCTGCCGAGCTTGCTGATTTTATTGATGTCTTTTGCGATAAAGGATTTTTTACCGTTGAAGATACCGAACGCATTTTAATGGCAGGCATGAAATACGGACTGCGCCCGAAAATCCACGCCAATGAATTGGATTACTCGGGTGGAATCCAGGCAGGCGTAAAGTACAACGCGCTTTCTGTTGACCATCTGGAATACACCGGTGAGGCAGAAATTGCAGCGCTGTTAGGTTCGGAAACCATGCCTACACTATTGCCCGGGGCAGCTTTGTTTCTGGGAATGCCTTATGCACCTGCACGGAAAATGATAGACGCAGGATTACCGCTTGCATTAGCCTCCGATTTTAATCCCGGTTCGGCGCCTTCAGGAAATATGCAATTTATTCTTTCACTCGCTGCTATCAAATACCGCATGCTTCCTGAAGAAGCAATAAATGCAGTAACACTGAACAGTGCTTACGCCATGGGTGTAAGCGACGAACTGGGCAGCATCGCCATCGGCAAAAAAGCCAATGTGTTTATCACAAAACCCATTTCCACCTATGAGTTTATGCCCTATGCATTTGGCAGTAATAAAGTGGAAACCGTTATCCTTAACGGGAAAATAACAAGTAAAAACTGA
- a CDS encoding TIGR04133 family radical SAM/SPASM protein, which translates to MNPVKPSFRKKLALNVFQKYANVQTQLHELSYFFWECTLRCNISCQHCGSDCRSENNIKDMPADDFLKVTAQVAKHYDPHKVMIVITGGEPLLRKDLEYVGKELYKQGFPWGFVTNGYALTPERFRDLINSGLRSMTISLDGFKESHNWLRGNKNSWDKAIDAVKTIVKEPGFVYDVVTCVNQRNIGELRELRDYLIGIGVIKWRVFTICPIGRAKTNPELNITNEQFVDIMEFIKETRDQGKISASYGCEGYLGGFEAEVRDSFFFCRAGINIASVLADGTICACPNINRGEFAQGNIYTDDFMDVWNNRFQKMRDRNWTKTGICEDCKEFKYCRGNGIHLRDVPNQTVMRCHLDMIKKASNR; encoded by the coding sequence TTGAACCCTGTAAAACCTTCGTTCAGGAAAAAACTTGCACTGAACGTATTTCAGAAGTATGCCAATGTGCAGACACAACTGCACGAGCTTTCTTATTTTTTCTGGGAATGTACGCTGCGCTGTAATATCAGTTGCCAGCATTGTGGCAGCGATTGCCGTTCAGAAAATAATATCAAGGATATGCCTGCCGACGATTTTCTGAAAGTGACCGCGCAGGTGGCAAAGCATTATGATCCGCATAAGGTGATGATTGTGATTACCGGGGGCGAGCCCTTGTTACGCAAAGATTTGGAGTATGTGGGAAAGGAATTATACAAACAGGGATTTCCCTGGGGATTTGTTACCAATGGCTATGCACTTACACCAGAGCGCTTTCGCGATTTAATTAACAGCGGGCTGCGTTCCATGACCATCAGCCTCGACGGTTTTAAAGAAAGCCACAACTGGCTGCGTGGAAATAAGAACAGCTGGGATAAAGCTATTGACGCTGTAAAAACAATCGTAAAGGAACCCGGTTTTGTGTACGATGTGGTTACCTGTGTGAATCAACGAAACATTGGTGAACTGCGCGAACTGCGCGATTATCTTATCGGTATTGGCGTAATAAAATGGCGGGTATTTACCATTTGCCCGATTGGCCGTGCCAAAACAAATCCGGAGTTGAACATCACCAACGAGCAGTTTGTAGATATCATGGAGTTTATAAAAGAAACCCGCGATCAGGGAAAAATCTCTGCAAGTTATGGCTGCGAAGGTTACTTAGGCGGATTTGAAGCGGAAGTACGCGATAGCTTTTTCTTCTGCCGTGCCGGCATCAACATTGCCTCGGTACTTGCCGATGGGACTATCTGCGCATGCCCGAACATCAACCGCGGAGAATTCGCACAGGGCAACATTTACACAGACGATTTTATGGATGTGTGGAACAACAGATTTCAAAAAATGCGTGACCGCAACTGGACTAAAACCGGCATTTGCGAGGACTGCAAAGAATTCAAATATTGTCGTGGAAACGGTATTCACTTACGCGATGTGCCCAATCAAACCGTGATGCGCTGCCACCTCGACATGATTAAAAAAGCAAGTAATAGGTAA
- a CDS encoding radical SAM-associated putative lipoprotein, translating to MKPFNSNVYVRLYLKLLGLLGALFFVSCDRGNDGIIAMYGAPVNGYKEVRFHGTVKSADSLQVLPDLNVDFFSDQMRILFTSTDLGGEYSFVQGVYEGEKYRLKVSDTDSVANNGQFEAKEIEIVISGRDIGDKEHKADILLKRK from the coding sequence ATGAAGCCCTTTAATAGTAACGTTTACGTAAGATTGTACCTGAAATTGCTCGGGCTATTGGGCGCCCTGTTTTTTGTGTCCTGCGACCGCGGGAATGATGGTATCATCGCCATGTACGGTGCACCCGTGAACGGTTATAAAGAAGTGCGTTTTCACGGAACAGTGAAGTCGGCGGATTCATTGCAGGTACTGCCCGACCTGAATGTTGATTTTTTCAGTGATCAGATGAGGATTTTGTTTACCAGCACAGATCTGGGCGGTGAATACTCATTTGTTCAGGGCGTGTATGAGGGTGAGAAGTACAGGCTGAAAGTTTCAGATACGGATTCGGTGGCAAACAACGGGCAGTTCGAAGCAAAAGAAATAGAGATTGTTATTTCAGGAAGGGATATAGGAGATAAAGAACACAAGGCAGATATTTTACTAAAACGAAAATAA
- a CDS encoding bestrophin family protein, producing the protein MINYDNKKWLSHLFAWRGTVVANVLPRVIFFMLWTSLVIYLYHLGYIPKEKQIDPLVYNVVGLALGLLLVFRTNTSYDRFWEGRKLLGSNVNSFRNISQLLNSVIPKENKKLREEFVELIAVFNHAVKDRLRDGVTEETMNMLRPEFKETVKDSDHVPNTIMRLIQERITDLKVNSGFRGDPEYKIIMAELGAVTGNMGGMERIRFTPIPFAYASHLQLFIMIYFLALPFGMFDKLHWLAVPVVGIISVVLLGINEIGVEIEDPFGDDPNDLPVDTICVTIEKNVKEILL; encoded by the coding sequence ATGATTAATTATGACAATAAAAAATGGTTAAGTCATCTGTTTGCTTGGAGAGGAACAGTTGTAGCGAATGTATTGCCCAGAGTAATTTTCTTTATGCTTTGGACATCGCTGGTTATATATCTGTATCATCTTGGTTATATTCCTAAAGAAAAACAAATTGATCCGTTGGTGTACAACGTTGTAGGATTAGCACTTGGCTTACTGCTTGTGTTCCGCACCAATACTTCATACGACCGCTTTTGGGAAGGACGCAAATTGCTTGGTTCAAATGTAAATTCATTCAGGAATATTTCACAGTTGCTGAATAGTGTGATACCAAAAGAAAATAAAAAATTACGTGAAGAATTTGTTGAATTAATTGCTGTTTTTAACCATGCCGTTAAAGACCGTCTTCGCGACGGAGTTACTGAAGAAACAATGAATATGTTGAGACCTGAATTCAAAGAAACAGTTAAAGACAGCGACCATGTTCCCAATACCATCATGCGCCTGATACAAGAACGCATTACTGATTTGAAAGTGAATAGCGGCTTCAGGGGTGATCCGGAATATAAAATTATCATGGCAGAACTTGGCGCCGTAACAGGTAATATGGGCGGTATGGAACGCATCCGCTTCACTCCTATTCCGTTTGCTTACGCCAGCCATCTTCAATTATTCATCATGATATATTTTCTTGCATTGCCTTTCGGAATGTTCGACAAACTCCACTGGCTGGCGGTTCCGGTTGTCGGAATCATTTCCGTTGTATTGCTTGGCATCAATGAAATAGGCGTAGAAATAGAAGATCCGTTTGGCGATGACCCCAACGACCTGCCGGTTGATACTATCTGTGTGACTATAGAGAAAAATGTGAAGGAAATTCTTTTGTAA
- a CDS encoding TIGR02757 family protein translates to MKNTKNLPFNDLREFLDNKCVQYETPAFIEHDPVAIPHYVLATGGRKEDIEIAAFLSAIIAWGQRPVIVKNAFTLLSLMDERPYEFVMNAGTHEFKTLKSFVHRTFNSTDLVFFIKSLKQIYAVHGGMEKVFSDGFAETETVKGAIIHFRKLFLQQRHEPRAEKHLSDPERNSAAKRINLFLRWMLRKGCVDFGLWKGIPASALVCPLDVHTGNVSRALGLLTRTQSDWKAVEELAAALRSLDADDPVRYDYALFGLGMYEGFGR, encoded by the coding sequence TTGAAAAACACCAAAAATCTGCCATTTAATGACCTCAGGGAATTTCTTGACAATAAGTGCGTGCAGTATGAAACTCCAGCTTTTATTGAACACGATCCGGTTGCAATACCGCATTATGTGCTCGCAACAGGTGGTCGGAAAGAAGATATTGAAATCGCCGCATTTCTTTCCGCCATTATTGCATGGGGGCAGCGCCCGGTAATCGTAAAAAATGCATTTACCTTGCTTTCGCTGATGGATGAACGGCCGTATGAATTTGTAATGAATGCCGGCACACACGAATTCAAAACGCTGAAAAGCTTTGTGCACCGAACGTTCAACAGTACTGACCTTGTCTTTTTTATTAAAAGTTTAAAACAGATATATGCCGTTCATGGTGGAATGGAGAAGGTGTTTTCTGATGGATTTGCTGAAACAGAAACGGTGAAAGGAGCGATTATACATTTCCGTAAGTTGTTCCTGCAGCAGCGCCATGAGCCACGGGCAGAAAAACATCTTTCGGATCCGGAGCGGAATTCCGCTGCCAAGCGTATCAATCTTTTTCTGCGATGGATGCTGCGCAAAGGCTGCGTGGATTTTGGATTGTGGAAAGGTATACCTGCATCGGCGCTTGTGTGCCCGCTTGATGTACATACGGGAAATGTCTCACGCGCCCTTGGTCTGTTAACCCGCACTCAGAGCGACTGGAAAGCCGTAGAAGAGCTGGCGGCAGCTCTGCGCAGTCTGGATGCAGATGATCCTGTCCGCTATGATTATGCTTTATTCGGGCTTGGTATGTACGAAGGTTTCGGACGATAA
- a CDS encoding fibrobacter succinogenes major paralogous domain-containing protein produces MMRKIGLFFILFILGFGGFAQNKKDQIEKLTRQVDSLVQVVNLKNQVIDAKQAQMYAWQKELILVKEKLAAAQNNVQELTVKMDTLRDSVAHVLKQNQAVPVQNAIVNNVPAEGNKKTDSVSVKPVIGEAKDKKKALQTTWAYANLDVYTFRNGDTIPEAKSDAAWLKAGNENKPAWCYYGYDQANQKVYGKLYNWYAITDPRGLAPNGWHIPDVAEWNELTNYFGSDAGKKMKSTSGWSDFKGRTGNGNNTSGFSGLPGGMRYGDGTYNYVGTGGYWWTSTENKAGSAWHRALYGTANNVIKSFSNKQNGLSVRCVKD; encoded by the coding sequence ATGATGAGAAAAATTGGACTCTTTTTTATATTATTTATTTTGGGGTTCGGTGGATTTGCCCAAAATAAAAAAGATCAAATAGAGAAACTCACAAGGCAGGTTGACAGTTTGGTGCAGGTTGTTAATTTGAAAAATCAGGTTATTGATGCGAAGCAAGCTCAAATGTATGCGTGGCAGAAAGAACTGATATTAGTTAAAGAAAAACTGGCTGCCGCGCAAAACAATGTGCAGGAACTTACTGTGAAAATGGATACTTTGCGAGATTCAGTTGCGCATGTATTGAAGCAAAATCAGGCAGTTCCCGTTCAGAATGCCATTGTAAATAATGTTCCTGCCGAAGGAAATAAAAAAACAGACTCTGTAAGCGTTAAACCTGTCATTGGTGAAGCTAAAGACAAAAAGAAAGCACTGCAAACGACCTGGGCATATGCGAATCTGGATGTATATACTTTCAGAAATGGCGATACAATTCCTGAAGCAAAGTCGGATGCGGCATGGTTAAAAGCAGGGAATGAAAACAAACCGGCATGGTGCTATTATGGATATGATCAGGCAAACCAAAAAGTCTATGGGAAACTTTACAATTGGTATGCTATAACTGACCCGCGCGGATTAGCGCCAAACGGTTGGCACATTCCTGATGTGGCCGAATGGAATGAGCTTACCAATTATTTTGGTTCTGATGCAGGTAAAAAAATGAAAAGCACCAGTGGTTGGTCCGACTTTAAAGGCCGAACCGGTAACGGCAATAATACAAGTGGTTTTTCGGGGCTTCCCGGCGGTATGCGTTACGGCGATGGCACCTATAATTACGTGGGTACGGGCGGCTACTGGTGGACATCGACAGAAAATAAGGCCGGCAGCGCCTGGCATCGCGCTCTTTATGGCACTGCCAATAATGTAATCAAGAGCTTCAGCAACAAGCAGAACGGGCTGTCGGTAAGGTGTGTGAAAGATTAA
- a CDS encoding 3-methyl-2-oxobutanoate dehydrogenase subunit VorB, producing the protein MMKELRLMKGNEAVAEAAIRAGADGYFGYPITPQSEILEYLMAERPFEKTGMVVLQAESEVAAINMVYGGASCGKKCITSSSSPGISLKMEGISYMAGAELPCVIVNVVRGGPGLGTIQPGQSDYFQATKGGGHGDYRMIVLAPASVQESADFVPLGFELAFKYRNPVMILTDGVIGQMMEKVELFEQRPRSTQEEIIKNSPWATTGKTPDRERNIITSLDLDSSKQEKHVIKLRDKFRKMEENEVRYETFQCEDAEYLLVAFGSSARICQKAVDIARAKGIKVGLIRPITLFPFPSKAISDLTTDKVKGILVVEMNLGQMIEDVKLAVGKGVKVEHYGRYGGIIPTPEETIEMLQQKIIGG; encoded by the coding sequence ATAATGAAAGAATTACGGTTAATGAAAGGCAACGAAGCCGTGGCAGAAGCTGCCATCCGCGCCGGTGCCGACGGTTATTTCGGTTATCCCATCACCCCCCAGTCAGAAATACTGGAGTATCTGATGGCCGAACGCCCTTTTGAAAAAACGGGTATGGTTGTGCTGCAGGCCGAAAGCGAAGTTGCTGCCATCAATATGGTTTATGGCGGAGCTTCCTGCGGAAAAAAATGCATAACATCATCATCAAGCCCCGGAATAAGCCTTAAAATGGAAGGTATTTCCTACATGGCCGGCGCTGAGCTGCCCTGCGTTATTGTGAACGTGGTACGCGGTGGTCCCGGACTCGGAACCATACAGCCGGGACAGTCTGACTATTTTCAGGCAACCAAAGGTGGCGGACACGGTGATTACAGAATGATTGTGCTGGCTCCGGCTTCAGTTCAGGAAAGTGCCGACTTTGTTCCTCTCGGATTTGAACTCGCATTCAAATACCGTAACCCTGTGATGATTCTTACCGACGGCGTTATCGGGCAGATGATGGAAAAAGTGGAGCTCTTTGAACAGAGACCACGCTCTACTCAGGAAGAAATTATTAAGAATTCCCCCTGGGCTACCACCGGAAAAACTCCCGACAGAGAACGCAATATCATCACTTCACTCGACCTCGATTCTTCCAAACAGGAAAAGCACGTTATCAAATTGCGTGATAAATTCAGGAAAATGGAAGAGAACGAAGTTCGTTACGAAACATTCCAGTGCGAAGACGCCGAATACCTGCTCGTAGCTTTTGGCTCATCAGCACGTATATGCCAGAAAGCCGTTGATATTGCACGCGCCAAAGGTATCAAGGTCGGTCTTATCAGACCAATTACCCTGTTTCCCTTCCCATCAAAAGCAATTTCCGATTTGACTACAGACAAAGTTAAAGGAATCCTTGTTGTTGAAATGAATCTCGGACAAATGATAGAGGATGTGAAACTTGCCGTTGGCAAGGGTGTCAAAGTGGAACATTACGGACGCTACGGCGGCATCATCCCCACACCCGAAGAAACTATAGAAATGTTGCAACAAAAAATTATTGGAGGATAA
- a CDS encoding 2-oxoacid:acceptor oxidoreductase family protein, whose amino-acid sequence MTEEIIIAGFGGQGVLSMGKILAYSGVMGNMEVSWMPSYGPEMRGGTANVTVIVSDERISSPILKMVDTAIILNQQSMDKFENSVKPGGVLIYDGNGITRHPVRKDINIYRIDANDEAAKLGMLKVFNMMILGGYLKIKPVVSTEFMRKGLEKSLPKRHHGLIPDNIKAIEIGGELIKPVFTLN is encoded by the coding sequence ATGACCGAAGAAATTATTATTGCCGGGTTTGGTGGACAAGGTGTTTTATCCATGGGTAAGATACTTGCCTATTCCGGTGTGATGGGAAATATGGAAGTTTCGTGGATGCCCTCATACGGTCCCGAAATGCGCGGTGGAACAGCCAATGTTACCGTTATCGTCAGCGATGAGCGCATCAGTTCACCGATTCTGAAAATGGTTGATACTGCCATCATTCTGAATCAGCAATCGATGGACAAATTCGAAAACTCCGTGAAACCGGGCGGTGTCCTCATATATGATGGCAACGGCATCACACGTCATCCGGTGCGCAAAGACATCAATATTTATCGCATCGATGCTAACGACGAAGCAGCAAAACTCGGAATGCTCAAGGTGTTTAACATGATGATACTGGGCGGTTATCTTAAAATTAAACCGGTAGTGTCAACAGAGTTTATGCGTAAAGGGCTTGAGAAATCATTACCAAAACGCCATCACGGGCTTATTCCCGATAACATCAAAGCCATTGAAATTGGCGGCGAACTTATCAAGCCTGTATTCACGCTTAACTAA
- a CDS encoding thiamine pyrophosphate-dependent enzyme: MTREEIIKPENLVYKRTNLLVDRALSYCPGCGHGTVHRLVMETIEEMGIQAETIGIAPVGCAVLAYEFMDIDMQQAAHGRAPALATAVKRLMPEKYVFTYQGDGDLAAIGTAETIHACNRGENITIIFINNGIYGMTGGQMAPTTLPGMRASTCPYGRDTVTMGNPLKITELVATLPGTYYVTRQAVHTPGNVRKTKKAIRKAFENQKLKKGVSFVEVVSNCNSGWKMTPVASNQWMVDNMLPFYPLGDIKVPTE, translated from the coding sequence CTGACAAGAGAAGAAATTATAAAACCGGAAAACCTTGTTTACAAAAGGACAAACCTTCTTGTTGACAGGGCACTGAGCTATTGCCCCGGCTGCGGCCACGGCACGGTTCACCGTCTCGTAATGGAGACCATTGAGGAAATGGGAATACAGGCTGAAACCATCGGCATTGCGCCTGTTGGCTGCGCTGTACTTGCTTACGAATTCATGGATATAGACATGCAGCAGGCCGCTCACGGAAGAGCTCCTGCACTTGCTACTGCTGTTAAAAGACTGATGCCGGAGAAATATGTTTTCACCTATCAGGGCGATGGAGACCTTGCTGCTATTGGTACAGCCGAAACGATTCATGCCTGTAACAGGGGCGAAAATATCACCATTATCTTTATCAATAACGGTATTTATGGAATGACCGGCGGACAAATGGCACCCACAACGCTTCCCGGAATGCGCGCATCAACCTGCCCGTATGGCCGCGATACAGTAACGATGGGCAATCCGCTCAAAATAACCGAACTGGTTGCCACACTGCCCGGAACGTACTATGTAACCCGTCAGGCTGTTCATACACCCGGCAATGTGCGTAAAACCAAAAAGGCCATCCGTAAAGCGTTTGAAAACCAAAAACTCAAAAAAGGTGTTTCTTTTGTGGAAGTAGTTTCCAATTGCAATTCCGGATGGAAAATGACGCCTGTTGCGTCAAATCAGTGGATGGTGGATAATATGCTGCCGTTCTATCCCCTCGGCGACATCAAAGTTCCGACCGAATAG
- a CDS encoding DUF5652 family protein, with protein MDSQMFVLGTWEICFIILIIFIAVCDGILKLIAMWKAACNRELAWFILLAVFNTMGILPLIYILMKRKKPAA; from the coding sequence ATGGATTCACAAATGTTTGTTTTGGGTACCTGGGAAATATGCTTCATTATACTAATCATTTTCATTGCAGTATGCGATGGCATTTTAAAACTTATTGCCATGTGGAAAGCCGCATGCAACCGGGAGCTCGCATGGTTTATTCTGCTTGCAGTATTTAATACAATGGGAATACTCCCGTTGATCTACATCCTTATGAAAAGGAAAAAGCCGGCTGCTTAG